The following proteins are encoded in a genomic region of Corallococcus silvisoli:
- a CDS encoding FAD/NAD(P)-binding protein — protein MHDRDSLVSLLRPPQGLDALEDALRRDLDILAYPSRSWVPPRSAPDGRPILDALIVGGGQSGLGAAFGLMRERVTNLRVLDDGRDGFHGPWKTFARMLTLRTPKYLTGPDYNIPNLSFRAWYEAQHGEEGFRQVALIPKELWADYLLWYRRVLGIPVTCGTKAGALHWRADLDCFEVPATHAGETQTLLARKVVLATGIDGSGRWEAPPEVRALPRSLWAHTHDPIDFESLRGKRVGVLGAGASAFDNASVALETGAGQVDLFYRRKKLPNVNPYRWAEFAGFLRHHGDLPDAQRWRFIRQIIEMGQLPPRDTFERARRHPHFHLHAASPWVEVREQEGQAVVHTPHATHTFDFLIIASGFTTDLSLRPELAELHPHIALWQDRFTPPENEQHADLLRHPYLGPAFQFQEKRPGTAPWIGGVFNYTFGCLLSLGFGGASISGMKYSLPRLVGGITQQLYLDDSERHFRALADYALTEFEP, from the coding sequence ATGCACGACCGCGACTCGCTGGTTTCGTTGCTCCGTCCCCCTCAGGGCCTGGATGCGCTGGAAGACGCGCTCCGCCGGGACCTGGACATCCTCGCCTATCCGTCCCGGAGCTGGGTGCCGCCCCGCTCCGCGCCGGACGGACGCCCCATCCTGGACGCGCTCATCGTGGGCGGAGGCCAGAGCGGGCTGGGCGCCGCGTTCGGGCTGATGCGCGAGCGGGTGACGAACCTCCGCGTGCTGGACGACGGCAGGGATGGGTTCCACGGCCCCTGGAAGACGTTCGCGCGGATGCTCACCCTGCGCACGCCCAAGTACCTCACCGGTCCGGACTACAACATCCCCAACCTCTCCTTCCGCGCCTGGTACGAGGCGCAGCACGGCGAGGAGGGCTTCCGGCAGGTGGCCCTCATCCCGAAGGAGCTGTGGGCGGACTACCTGCTCTGGTACCGCCGCGTGCTCGGCATCCCCGTGACGTGCGGCACGAAGGCCGGCGCGCTGCACTGGCGCGCGGACCTGGACTGCTTCGAGGTGCCCGCCACCCACGCCGGCGAGACGCAGACGCTGCTCGCGCGCAAGGTGGTGCTGGCCACCGGCATCGACGGCTCCGGCCGCTGGGAGGCGCCCCCGGAGGTGCGCGCCCTGCCGCGCTCGCTCTGGGCGCACACGCATGACCCCATCGACTTCGAGTCCCTGCGGGGCAAGCGCGTCGGGGTGCTGGGCGCGGGGGCGTCCGCGTTCGACAACGCGTCGGTGGCGCTGGAGACAGGCGCGGGACAGGTGGACCTGTTCTACCGGCGCAAGAAGCTGCCCAACGTGAACCCCTACCGCTGGGCGGAGTTCGCGGGCTTCCTGCGCCACCACGGCGACCTGCCGGACGCCCAGCGCTGGCGCTTCATCCGGCAGATCATCGAGATGGGCCAGCTGCCGCCGCGCGACACCTTCGAGCGCGCCCGCCGCCACCCCCATTTCCACCTGCACGCGGCCAGCCCCTGGGTGGAGGTGCGGGAGCAGGAGGGACAGGCCGTCGTGCACACCCCGCATGCGACGCACACGTTCGACTTCCTCATCATCGCGTCCGGCTTCACCACGGACCTGTCGCTGCGCCCGGAGCTGGCGGAGCTGCACCCGCACATCGCGCTGTGGCAGGACCGCTTCACGCCGCCGGAGAACGAGCAGCACGCGGACCTGCTGCGCCACCCGTACCTGGGCCCCGCCTTCCAGTTCCAGGAGAAGCGGCCGGGCACGGCGCCCTGGATTGGCGGCGTGTTCAACTACACCTTCGGGTGCCTGCTCTCGCTGGGCTTTGGCGGCGCGAGCATCTCCGGCATGAAGTACAGCCTGCCCCGGCTGGTGGGCGGCATCACCCAACAGCTCTACCTGGATGACAGCGAGCGCCACTTCCGCGCGCTCGCGGACTACGCCCTGACGGAGTTCGAGCCGTGA
- the allB gene encoding allantoinase AllB, protein MSSSLTVFRSERVVTPEGTRAAAVVVRDGRIEGIHATVDVPRDAQVVDLGRDALLPGIVDSHAHINEPGRTDWEGFATATAAAAAGGITTVVDMPLNSIPATTTLGALRTKAEAAAGQCAIDYGLWGGVIPGNAGELQAMVDAGAPGFKCFLVHSGVDEFPAATREVLDVAMPLLAKAGVPLLVHAELTDHEPPFAGDVRAYASYLASRPAAWEVDAIRMMIDLCRKHRAPVHIVHLSAADALDDIAKAKAEGLPFTVETCPHYLTFSAEEIEAGATHFKCAPPIREAANRERLWSAVKSGLIDLVVSDHSPCTPALKKLEAGDFSGAWGGIAGLQLSVSAVWTGMRAHGLGLDVLVERMAHRTAKLAGLSGRKGALKPGLDADFVVFAPEARFKVAPEDIRHRHRLTPYAGRELEGRVMRTYLRGQRIFDATEGLTGPRIGQWLPRG, encoded by the coding sequence GTGAGTTCTTCCCTGACGGTGTTTCGCAGCGAGCGCGTGGTGACGCCCGAAGGCACGCGCGCCGCGGCGGTGGTGGTGCGCGACGGGCGCATCGAAGGCATCCACGCGACGGTGGACGTGCCCAGGGACGCGCAGGTGGTGGACCTGGGCCGGGACGCGCTGCTGCCCGGCATCGTGGACAGCCACGCGCACATCAACGAGCCCGGCCGCACGGACTGGGAAGGCTTCGCCACGGCGACCGCGGCGGCGGCGGCGGGCGGCATCACCACCGTGGTGGACATGCCGCTCAACTCCATCCCGGCGACCACCACGCTGGGCGCGCTGCGCACCAAGGCCGAGGCCGCGGCGGGCCAGTGCGCCATCGACTACGGCCTGTGGGGCGGCGTCATCCCGGGCAACGCGGGCGAGCTCCAGGCGATGGTCGACGCGGGCGCCCCCGGCTTCAAGTGCTTCCTCGTGCACTCGGGCGTGGACGAGTTCCCCGCCGCCACGCGCGAGGTGCTGGACGTGGCGATGCCCCTCCTGGCGAAGGCGGGCGTGCCGCTGCTGGTGCACGCCGAGCTGACCGACCACGAGCCCCCCTTCGCGGGCGACGTGCGCGCCTACGCCAGCTACCTGGCGTCGCGCCCCGCCGCGTGGGAGGTGGACGCCATCCGGATGATGATCGACCTGTGCCGGAAGCACCGGGCGCCCGTGCACATCGTCCACCTGTCCGCGGCGGACGCGCTGGACGACATCGCGAAGGCGAAGGCGGAAGGGCTGCCCTTCACGGTGGAGACGTGCCCGCATTACCTGACCTTCAGCGCGGAGGAGATTGAAGCGGGCGCCACGCATTTCAAGTGCGCCCCGCCCATCCGCGAGGCGGCGAACCGCGAGCGGCTGTGGAGCGCGGTGAAGAGCGGCCTCATCGACCTGGTGGTCTCGGACCACTCGCCCTGCACCCCCGCGCTCAAGAAGCTGGAGGCCGGGGACTTCTCCGGCGCCTGGGGCGGCATCGCCGGGTTGCAGCTGAGCGTGTCGGCGGTGTGGACGGGCATGCGTGCCCATGGGCTGGGCCTGGACGTGCTGGTGGAGCGCATGGCGCACCGCACCGCGAAGCTGGCCGGTCTGTCGGGGCGCAAGGGGGCCCTGAAGCCCGGGCTGGACGCGGACTTCGTCGTCTTCGCCCCGGAGGCGCGCTTCAAGGTGGCCCCGGAGGACATCCGCCACCGGCACCGGCTGACGCCCTATGCGGGACGTGAGCTGGAGGGCCGCGTGATGAGGACATACCTGCGCGGCCAGCGTATCTTCGACGCCACCGAGGGACTGACGGGCCCGCGCATCGGGCAGTGGCTGCCGCGCGGCTAG
- the alc gene encoding allantoicase has protein sequence MQAEAPGAMHVAFADLIDLAARKVGGRALLANDEFFAPKEAMLEPGRGVFIADKYTERGKWMDGWETRRKRVPGYDWCIVKLGLPGAIHGIDVDTNHFLGNFPEYASLEACEVDGDPTPESLAEDVSRWTELVPKSRLRGGSRNLFAVANERRFTHVRLNIFPDGGVARLRVHGQVLPDWHALKKAGLVDLAAAANGGSVVTCNDQFFGTKDNLIFPGRAANMGEGWETRRKRVPGFDWIVVKLATAGTLRRAEVDTHYFKGNFPDRCSLEGIHLEEPLLDFANATNLAWKELLPQSKLQADHCHVFEKELKDVGPITHVRLNIFPDGGVSRLRLFGEPA, from the coding sequence ATGCAAGCCGAAGCACCCGGGGCGATGCACGTCGCCTTCGCCGACCTGATTGACCTCGCCGCACGCAAGGTGGGTGGCAGAGCCCTCCTGGCCAACGATGAGTTCTTCGCGCCCAAGGAAGCGATGCTGGAGCCCGGGCGCGGCGTCTTCATCGCGGACAAGTACACGGAGCGCGGCAAGTGGATGGACGGCTGGGAGACGCGCCGCAAGCGCGTGCCCGGCTACGACTGGTGCATCGTGAAGCTGGGCCTGCCCGGCGCCATCCACGGCATCGACGTGGACACGAACCACTTCCTCGGCAACTTCCCGGAGTACGCCTCCCTGGAGGCGTGCGAGGTGGACGGGGACCCGACGCCGGAGTCGCTGGCGGAGGACGTGTCGCGCTGGACGGAGCTGGTGCCGAAGTCGCGGCTGCGGGGCGGCTCCCGCAACCTCTTCGCGGTGGCGAACGAGCGGCGCTTCACCCACGTGCGCCTCAACATCTTCCCGGACGGCGGCGTCGCGCGCCTGCGCGTGCACGGGCAGGTGCTGCCGGACTGGCACGCGCTGAAGAAGGCGGGGCTGGTGGACCTGGCGGCGGCGGCGAACGGCGGCTCCGTCGTCACGTGCAACGATCAGTTCTTCGGCACCAAGGACAACCTCATCTTCCCGGGCCGCGCGGCGAACATGGGCGAGGGCTGGGAGACGCGCCGCAAGCGCGTGCCGGGCTTCGACTGGATCGTCGTGAAGCTGGCCACGGCGGGCACGCTGCGCCGCGCGGAGGTGGACACCCACTACTTCAAGGGCAACTTCCCGGACCGCTGCTCGCTGGAGGGCATCCACCTGGAGGAGCCGCTGCTGGACTTCGCCAACGCGACGAACCTGGCGTGGAAGGAGCTCTTGCCGCAGTCGAAGCTCCAGGCGGACCACTGCCACGTCTTCGAGAAGGAGCTGAAGGACGTGGGCCCCATCACCCACGTGCGCCTCAACATCTTCCCGGACGGCGGCGTCAGCAGGCTGCGCCTCTTCGGAGAGCCGGCGTGA
- the uraD gene encoding 2-oxo-4-hydroxy-4-carboxy-5-ureidoimidazoline decarboxylase, producing MSTPLERLNTATTEEATQALTRCCGSTRWVRRMLAVRPFRDAEHLYAEAADAWALTGPEDWKEAFTHHPRIGDVAKLREKFASTAQWSSQEQQGVAAAGERVLEALAQGNRDYEARYGFIFLVCATGKSAAQMLELLQGRMDHAPDVELRIAAGEQAKITRIRLEKLLAS from the coding sequence GTGAGCACACCGCTGGAGCGCCTGAACACCGCGACGACGGAGGAGGCCACCCAGGCGCTCACCCGCTGCTGCGGCAGCACGCGCTGGGTGCGGCGGATGCTGGCCGTCCGCCCCTTCCGCGACGCGGAGCACCTGTACGCGGAGGCCGCCGACGCCTGGGCGCTCACGGGGCCGGAGGACTGGAAGGAGGCCTTCACGCACCACCCGCGCATCGGCGACGTGGCGAAGCTGCGGGAGAAGTTCGCCTCCACCGCGCAGTGGTCATCCCAGGAGCAGCAGGGCGTGGCCGCCGCGGGCGAGCGCGTGCTGGAGGCGCTGGCCCAGGGCAACCGCGACTACGAGGCCCGCTACGGCTTCATCTTCCTGGTCTGCGCCACGGGCAAGAGCGCGGCCCAGATGCTCGAGCTGCTCCAGGGCCGCATGGACCACGCCCCCGACGTGGAGCTGCGCATCGCGGCCGGGGAGCAGGCGAAGATC